The region CGCCCGCATTAGCGGCTTTGCCTGGCGCGTACAGCAGCTTGGCAACTTTGAACACATGCACACCTTCAAGGTCGGTTGGCATGTTCGCGCCTTCTGACACCGCGATGCAACCATTTTCAACCAATGCGCGGGCATCATCGCCCAGCAGCTCGTTTTGTGTCGCGCAGGGCAGGGCAACGTCGCACGTCACATGCCATGGCGTCTTGCCTTCGTGGAAAGTCGCATTGCTGTATCTTTCCGCGTATTCGGAAATCCGTCCGCGCTGGCGGTTCTTGTGGTCCTTCACCCAATGAAGTTTCTCCAAATCAATCCCGTCGGGATCATGGATGAAGCCTCCTGAATCTGACAAAGTGAGCACCTTGCCGCCGAGCTGGATGATCTTCTCTGCAGCATGGGTTGCGACATTGCCTGAGCCGGAGATTGCGGCAGTCTTGCCCTCAAGATCCATCTCCTTGGTCGCAAGCATATTGGCGAGGAAATAAACCGCGCCATATCCGGTCGCTTCCGGCCTAATGAGCGAGCCGCCATACTCCAGGCCTTTGCCGGTCAGCACGCCGTTGAAGTGGTTGGTGATGCGTTTGTATTGGCCGAACATGTAGCCAATTTCGCGCCCGCCGACACCGATATCACCCGCGGGAACATCAACATCAGGACCGATGTGACGATAGAGCTCGGTCATGAAGCTTTGACAAAACCGCATGATTTCGCGCTCGCTCTTGCCTTTGGGATTGAAGTTGGAGCCGCCTTTCCCGCCTCCCATAGGTAGGCCAGTTAGTGCATTTTTGAATGTCTGCTCGAAAGCGAGGAATTTGAGCACGCTCTCGGTGACACTCGAGTGAAAGCGAATGCCGCCTTTGTAAGGGCCGATGGCATTGTTGTTCTGCACGCGCCAACCGCGTTGGACGCGTATATCGCCTTTGTCGTCTTCCCAGCACACGCGAAAGCTTACGACCCGATCGGGCTCGGCGATACGCCGCAAGATTTGCTCGCTGTGGTAGTCTTCCTTGTCTTCTATGAAATCGAAGATATCTTCCGCTACTTCCTGCACGGCTTGCACAAATTCGGGTTGATGCGGATTTCGTCGCTTGACGCCCTCCATAAAGCCATTGAAATCGACGTGTTCTACCATCTGCTGTTGACCTCCCCCTAACAGGCTACTGCATTTAACGCATGACAGTTTTTATCTTGTGTGACCAAGGGGCAAAAGACGCAATGTCTTTTTCATAATACTGCCTGTCATCAGATAAATTGAGACACGCTGAGGCTTTGGTTTAGCGAGTGTTTGGCCTCATCTGGTTGATGTTTTTTAAGCGGCGAGCTTGCGGTGAAGCAAGCGCCGATGTTCAAGCTTCTTTCGTTTCAACTTTTCTCTTATTTGGATAATTTCTGTGGCTCTGCCGAAGTAGGCATCGGCCGGTGTGACGTTGTCGAGGCTTTCGCGGTAGCTTGTGTGTCAGTGAGGAGGTAATCGAGCACTGCACTTTTGCATTCTGGGCTTCTGAGTTTGGGTCGCAGATTAGCGCGGCGCACCGGTCAGGCAAGGGGTTATCTACGAGTTAACTGGGGCTTTGCTGGCAGCTTTGTGTTGCGACACATAGGGCGAGGGACTAGGCAGCGAAGGCTTTTCGCAATTATACAACCTAAATAGAGTTGACCATCGGTTACCTACAGGTTTGAGGAAAAGCTAAAACACTAGGTTGGCCCCGTAGCTCAGCCGGATAGAGCACCAGATTCCTAATCTGGGGGCCGCGTGTTCGAATCACGCCGGGGTCACCACTCAGTTAGCGCGCGCCAATCCGTCGGTAATTTGCCCAGGCCAAAAGCGAGATTGTGGCTGAAGCAATGGCGACGAGCAGACATGTGCCGGCCCAGCCGTATCCATCATAGATCGCTGTGCCCAAAACGCTTCCAATGCCGCCGCCGATAAACATGATCACGATATAGATTGTCGTCAGCCGGGTTCGGATCGCGGGCTCCAGCGCCAGAAAGATCATCCGGCTTGTCACATCGACCGATGGGCCAACCAGATTGATGAGCGTGAGCGGAATTAGCACAGCCCATGCGCTGAACCCGAACGGATAGAGTAAAGCAATTCCCGCACATTGCAGCACAGCGACAATTGCTCTGGCGCGGCGCGGCCCGACATGGTCAGCCCATCGACCAATGCGCGGGGTTGTAAGAACACTGATCGCGCCAATACCCGCCAGATAACCGACAGCATCGACCCCATAACCAAGCGCAGGACTGGTTAGGTGCAAGGCAAGTGCCAGCCAGACTGCGGTGAAACAACCAAAATTAAGACCCTGAATCATCGCGGAATGGAGAACGTCTTTGTGCTGCTTAGCCAAACTGATCACCGACGCTAGAAGCTCTCGATAAGAACCGGTCGGGCGTTTTTCTGGCGCCGTCTCGCTCTGCATCGTGATCGGGAGCATCAACGTAACTGCAATCATCAGGCTGGCGGCGATCCAATAAACTGTGCGCCAACCGTAAACCTCTGTAACGATACCAGCGCCAACACGTGCGACAAGAATGCCAAAGATTACACCGGCTGTGAGTAGCGCAGTCACTTGACCGAGCCGCTCTGGAGCAACCCGCTTGGATGCAAACGCCGGGAGCTGATAGGGGGCAATTGTCACAAAGCCCAACAGTGTCGATGCCAATGTGAAGAGCGCAAACTGCGCTGCCAAAGCCATTCCCAACATCGCGAGCGTTTGCAGGCTGACAAACAGGATACAAAGGCTGCGGTTGGAATATCTATCGCCGAGCGGCAAAAGCAGGAAGATGCCAATTGCGAGTGCGATCTGATTGAGCGCAGGAACGACGCCAATTGCGCCATCGCTTACGCCGAAATCGCGCGCAACCTCTCCGATAATGGGATGGATGTAATACGCATTGGCAGTGACCACCGCGGTCGTCGCGGCGAGCCCGTATTCCTGAGCGCGGCTGAGATAGCCCGCTTGGCTCAATCCAGAATACCCGCCAGTTTACCCATCTCGATCACGCCCTGGGATAGCTCTGCCGGCCGGTCTTCCTGACAGAAATGACCGCAGCCGTTCAGGATTTCGTGCGGCATACCCTTTGCACCTTTGATCCGCCCGGCAAGAGCTTCGCCTAACCCGCCCGTAACAGGATCATCCGCACCAAACAGGGTCAGGAACGGTTTATCGAAAGCGGCCAGATGCTCCCAAGCTGCGGTGTTCTCTTCAATGCCCGCCATGCCATTTTCGACCGGCACCAACTGAGGGAATGCGCGTGCGCCCGCTTTGCTTGGTTCATCGGGGAAGGGGGCGTCATAGGCGGCAATTTCCGCCGCTGATCGTTCAGTATATGCGGCGCGTTGGAGCAGCTCACCGATCTTGAAATCGGGCGAGCTCTTGGCATACTCGCGCCAAGCGAGAAACGCAGGCGACGGCGTGCCGCCTGTCGGTAGGAATGTGTTACTGGCCACAACAAAGTTGAACCGGTCTGGCGCGCGGCCAACCATTCGCAGACCAAGCAGTCCGCCCCAGTCCTGACAGAATAGTCCGGCGGTTTTCGGCACAACTGCGTCGCGCCATTGTTCAAGCCAATCAACGTGGCGGGCATAGGTGTAAAAGTTTTGATCGTCGGGCTTGTCGCTTTTGCCAAATCCGATCAGGTCTGGCGCCAAACAACGAAATCCGGCATCGACCAGGATCGGGATCATTTTGCGATAGAGAAAGCTCCAGCTTGGCTCGCCATGGAACAGCAGGATGGGCGGCGCGTCACTCGGGCCTTCGTCCAGATAATGCATCTGCCCTTTGTGCCCGTCACCCAGATCAATTTCGAGCCATTGCTCTGCAAATGGATAGTCAGGGATATCCGCAAAGCGGGCTGGGTCGTAACGCAGAATTTCCATCGCTCTCAATCTCCTTGATGAAATTGAGTAGCACGAAAAAACCTAAAAACCACTAGGCCTTAACCATGGGTGCTATTTGTCGAGCGGGACCGCACCCTTGAATGTAGGTGTCACGTGGGGGAATGGAATTTTTATTCCCGCATTGTCCAGACCTTGCTTGATCGTGCAGATGACCTTGTCACGGCTTTCATGTCCGTCGCGATTGGTTGAACCAGTCCACCAACGCACCTTGAAATCGACAGAGCTGGAATTGAACTCCTGCGCGAAAACATCGATCCCTTTGTCGAGAATGATGCCATCGACGCTCTCTACCGATTTGCGGATCACTTCTGCTGCTTGATCAAGGTTTGGGTCATAGGCAACGCCAACTACGACATCGAAGCGGCGCCGGTCCTGATCGGTCAGTATCTCGACCGGGTTCTTGAACAGTATCGAGTTTGGAACGACCGTCAGCTCTCCAGACAGGGCGCGAATGTGCGTTTCGCGCAAGGTGATGTGTTCTACCTTGCCAATTATCCCTTCGCATTCGATCGTGTCGCCAATGCGCATTTTCTCGCGCAGCATGATCAGCACGCCTGCAAGGAAGTTCTCGAAAATATCCTGAAATGCAAAACCGATTGCAACTTCGCCGATGCCAAGTCCCGCAAACAGACTGCCAGGTGTAAGGTCGGAAAAAACGATTATCGCTGCCAGCATTACGCCGAACAACCAGATGGCCAGTTTCACCAAAGTCGCCACCAGATTGCGCAGAGAAGGGCGAAGGTCAACTTTTTCCGGTAATGCGACCCGCAATCTTGACTGCAAAACCAGCAAGCAATCCGGTCAGCAAAAGGACAATGATGGCGACGATGATCACCGGTATCGACTGGGCAAATCAGTCCATCATCGCCGTGACCTGATAATCGATCTGATTGAGCATATTTGAGTTTTCCCTCTTTGCTTACCAAGCCAATGGATAGCGCGAGGGTAATGGTCCCAAAGTTCAGATTGCGCAAGTCTATCAACTTGATCAGGTGGACTTGGCGCGCGCACTTGGGCAATCAGCGCAAGCAACTTCAAATAGGGAAATCCAGCAGTGATGCAGGAAAGCGAAGAACTGACTGAAATCCGGCGCGCGGTGCGTGCGTTATGTGAAGAGTTTCCCGGCGAATATTGGCGCGACAAGGATCGAACGCGGGATTACCCGGCCGAGTTTGTCGATGCGCTCACCAGATCTGGGTTTCTGGCAGCGCTGATTCCGGAGGAATTTGGGGGCAGTGGCCTAAAACTTGATGCGGCATCGGTCATTATGGAAGAGATCCAGGCTTCAGGTTGCAATGGCGGTGCGGCCCATGCGCAAATGTATATCATGAACACGCTGCTTCGGTATGGGAGTGACGCGCAAAAGGCCGAATACCTGCCCAAGATCGCCAATGGTGAGTTACGCCTTCAGGCGTTTGGCGTTTCCGAGCCAACCAGTGGAACAGATACACTTTCGCTCAAGACTCGAGCTACCAAAGACGGTGATGAATATGTGATCAACGGCCAGAAGATCTGGACAAGCCGTGCAGAGCATTCCGATCTGATGCTCTTGCTAGCTAGGACAACTCCGCGAGAGGAAGTGGAAAAGCGAACCGAGGGACTGTCGATCTTCCTGGTCGATATGCGGGAAGTTGTGGGCAAGGGAATGACGATCAAGCCCATCCGCACGATGATGAACCATTCATCCTGCGAGGTGTTCTTCGACGATATGCGTATCCCGGCAGGCGCGCTGATTGGGGAAGAAGGCAAGGGCTTCCGCTATATCCTGTCCGGCATGAACGCAGAGCGCGTTTTGATCGCTGCTGAATGCATCGGCGATGCCAAATGGTTCATTGAAAAAGCGAAGGGCTACGCCAATGAGCGCGAAGTTTTCGGCCGCCCGATCGGCCAGAATCAAGGCGTGCAATTTCCGATCGCGCGCTGCTACGCGCAAATGCGCGCGGCCGAATTGATGGTGCACCATGCGGCGGATGTTTATGATCAGGGCGGCAATGCGGGCGAAGAGGCGAATATGGCAAAGCTGCTTGCATCGGAGGCGAGCTGGGCCGCGGCTGACATGTGTGTGCAGACCCTTGGCGGGTTTGGATTCGCTGAAGAATATGATGTGGAGCGCAAGTTTCGCGAAGCGCGGCTCTACACAGTTGCGCCCATATCGACCAATCTCATCCTGTCATACTTGTCCGAACATGTACTCGGACTGCCGCGTTCATACTGATTTGTGACACAAACTACTTGCAAGCGGCAGTTAACTATGATTCTGTGGCTTTGACGAGGACGGGGCAAAATGCGCAAACCACCAAAAGAGCAATTGAGGCAGGGCTTGGCTCTTGCGGCACTGCTGGTCATTGCGAGTTTTGCGATTGCGGGTCCGACAGGACTGTTGGCTTGGAACGAGAGTGAAGAGCTGCTGGAACAACGCAAGGCTCACATTGCGGAAACGCAAGCCAAGCGGGACATGCTCAAGAACAAAGTCGACCGGCTTCACCCGGATGGAGCGGACCCTGATCTGGTCGGCGAACTGTTGCGGGAGAACATGAATGTTGTTCACCCGGATGAGATCGTCATAACGCTCGATCAAGAGTAATCGCGGCGCAATTCAAACTGATGATTTCGTATGCGCAGATGCGCGCTTGACGTTGCGTAACCGTGCGGCTTGCGCCTATATCATGCGCGCAACCCACCTCTCCGGGGAAGAACAATAAACAAGGATGAGAGCTTTGGCTAAAGCGGCGAAAAAGGCGCAGAATGCGTCTGCTAAATCTCCAGCTTCGGACGACGGCGATTTCGTTCTGCATTCGCTTCAGGAAGCGCATGAGAAGAACCTGAAATACGATGCCAGCGACGAGGAATTGCTGACATTCTATGAGCAAATGCTTCTTATTCGCCGGTTTGAGGAGAAGGCCGGGCAGCTATATGGTCTCGGCCTGATCGGCGGGTTTTGTCACTTGTATATCGGGCAGGAAGCGGTTGCGATTGGCCTCCAAAGCGCGCTCGACAATGATCGCGACAGCGTGATCACCGGCTATCGCGATCATGGACATATGCTTGCGTATGGCATCGATCCCAACGTCATTATGGCAGAGCTGACCGGACGTCAGGCTGGTATATCGAAGGGGAAGGGCGGCTCGATGCATATGTTCAGCACCGAGCACAAATTCTATGGCGGCCATGGCATTGTCGGGGCACAGGTGTCGCTCGGCGGCGGGCTCGCCTTGGCGCACAAATACAAAGAGGATGGCGGTTTGTGCCTGGCGTATTTTGGCGATGGCGCGGCCAACCAAGGACAGGTCTATGAGACCTTCAACATGGCGTCCCTTTGGAATTTGCCGATCGTGTTTGTGGTAGAGAACAATCAGTATGCCATGGGCACCAGCACTGCACGCTCTAGCGCGGAAACCGAATTTCACCGGCGCGGTACAGCATTCCGTATTCCCGGGATGGACGTGAATGGTATGGACGTGCTCCAAGTGCGTAGCGCGGCCGAAATCGCATTCAAGCACGTGCGCGAAGGCGGCGGCCCCGTGCTGATTGAGTGCAATACCTATCGTTACCGCGGCCATTCAATGTCTGACCCTGCGAAGTATCGTAGCCGCGAAGAGGTGCAGGGTATGCGCGACAATCGCGATCCCATCGAAGGGCTCAAGAAAGTCCTTCTCGAAAAAGGGAAGACAGAGGAAGACTTGAAAGCCATCGACAAGGCAATCCGGGCCCGCGTTGCAGAGAGCGCGGACTTTGCCGAAACTTCGCCAGAGCCGGATGCATCTGAACTCTACACCGATGTTTTGGTGGAGGAGTATTGAGCCATGGCGATCGAACTCAAGATGCCCGCGCTTTCTCCGACTATGGAGGAGGGCACGCTCACCAAATGGCTGAAGAAGGTTGGTGATACGATCGAAGCTGGCGACATCATTGCAGAGATCGAGACCGATAAGGCAACGATGGAATTTGAAGCCATTGACGATGGTGTGATCACGAAGATCCTCGTCGCGGAAGGCACCGAGAATGTCGCTGTCGGTACTGTAATTGCCGAGCTCGAAGGCGAAGGTGACGAGGCGAGCGCTTCGGAAACACCTTCGGCTGCCGCTCCTGTCGTCGCGCCTGCGCCAGCACCGTCAGCTGCTCCTTCGAAGCCGGTTACGACACCAAAAGCTGATCCTTCGATCCCCGAAGGCACGAGCTTCTCCCAAGTTTCGGTACGCGAAGCGCTGCGTGATGGGATGGCAGAAGAGATGCGCCGCGACGATCGCGTCTTTGTGATGGGTGAAGAAGTCGCCGAGTACCAGGGTGCCTATAAGGTTACGCAAGGACTGCTCGACGAATTTGGCCCGAAGCGCGTGATCGACACGCCAATTACAGAATATGGCTTTGCAGGCATTGGAACCGGCGCGGCTATGGGTGGATTGCGCCCAATTGTCGAGTTCATGACCTTCAACTTCGCGATGCAGGCGATTGATCACATCATCAATTCAGCCGCGAAAACAAACTATATGTCTGGCGGCCAGATGCGCTGTCCAATCGTATTCCGCGGCCCGAATGGCGCAGCCAGCCGGGTTGGCGCCCAACACAGCCAGAACTATGGCCCGTGGTATGCCAGCGTGCCGGGCCTGATCGTGATTGCACCATATGACAGTGCAGATGCGAAAGGCCTGATGAAAGCAGCAATCCGCAGCGAGGACCCTGTTGTCTTCCTCGAAAACGAGCTGGTCTATGGTCGCAGCTTCGATGTGCCCGACGTTGACGAATATGTCCTGCCCATCGGCAAGGCGCGCATCATGCGCGAAGGCAGCGACGTTACAATCGTCAGCTACTCAATCGGGGTCGGGCTCGCGCTGGAAGCCGCGGAGACGCTGGCCGAAGAAGGCATCGATGCAGAAGTGATCGACCTGCGCACTTTGCGTCCGCTGGACCGGGAAGCAATCCTGACTTCGCTCGCCAAAACAAACCGCCTCGTGATTGCTGAGGAGGGCTGGCCAACTTGCTCAATCGCGTCTGAAGTGATGGCGGTTTGCATGGAGGATGGCTTCGATCATCTAGACGCGCCGGTCTTGCGTGTATGCGATGAGGATGTCCCGCTGCCTTATGCGGCAAACCTGGAGAAGCTTGCGTTTATTGACGCTCCGCGCATCGTCGCAGCAGTCAAGAAGGTTTGTTACAAGGCCTAGTCCGCAACGAAAACGGCGGGCACTGTGGCCCCCCGCTTTGACGCTAATTTTTTGATGCACCCTTACTCGTCAAGCACGATGATCGGGCGAGAGAATGTAAGCTGCGGCGACACCCAGTTTACCAGAGGTACAACCGCAGGCGGGGTGTAGGTCAGCGTGATGGTCTTCTCGAATGTTCCGGCGACTCGTGGCGTCGGAACGCTTGTCACCGTCGCGTCGAAAGTGTTGTTGAGCAGATAGGGCGCGGTTGCTGCGGCGGTCTCTGCCCAGGTTTCGATCGTCGCATCGGTGATCTCGTTACCCTTTTGGTATTCCACAACGGCAAAGCGAGAGGTTTCCTGAGCGATTGATCGCAGCGCATTTTGCGCCTGCATGCCGATTCCAACCTGGAAGACACCAAACAGCAGGCCGATAATGGCAGGTGCCAGAATAGCGAATTCGACAATGGTCGAACCAGACTGGTCCATGACGAGATTTCCGGATGTTCTGCTCATGAGATCTGCACCCGCCTCGTAATGTTGAAGTTCACCGGGCCACCAATTCCGAAATCTGTCCATGCCGGAGTGTAGGTGTCAGTCATTGTGATGATAATGAATTCCGACACCACCGCAGTCGTACCGCAACTGCTTGCATTGGCTTCCAAGGTGGTTGCCGTATCACAACGATAGTGCAGCTGCATTAAAACTTGATCAGCAGGAAGACCTGCCGAAGCCTCGATAATCGCTTCAAGCGTGGCGCGATCGCTCGCTTCTGCCGGCGGGCGTGCAACGACCACCGCCGCAGCCTCTGCCATCGATGTCTGAAGCTCGGCCTGACGCGAGACGATGCTGCTCACCTCCAGGCCACCAAGGGTCATCGTAGCCAGGATTGGCAGGATGAACGCGGTTTCAATTGCTACGCTTCCGCGCTCGCTATTAGCGAATGTCTTGGCAAGCTTGCTTAGCATGATCACCCCACCAACCTTACGCGTGTGCCACCATTGCCGACGACCACGCTGTGTGTCTCGCCAATCGGGCAAAGCGTGGTCAGATCAGCTGTACCTGCTACTTGCACCTTCGATGACATCACCATCATGCAATTGGCGGTTGCCTGGATGTTACCAGCCAGTTTCAATTCACTTTTGGGCATGTAAATCACGCCATTGATGTCAAAGTTGGTAAAGTTGGTAAAGTTGGTAGCGCCGGTGAGCTTGCTTCCCGAGTTGCCCGGAGAGTTCGGATCTTCGAAGATCA is a window of Altererythrobacter rubellus DNA encoding:
- the gdhA gene encoding NADP-specific glutamate dehydrogenase; translation: MVEHVDFNGFMEGVKRRNPHQPEFVQAVQEVAEDIFDFIEDKEDYHSEQILRRIAEPDRVVSFRVCWEDDKGDIRVQRGWRVQNNNAIGPYKGGIRFHSSVTESVLKFLAFEQTFKNALTGLPMGGGKGGSNFNPKGKSEREIMRFCQSFMTELYRHIGPDVDVPAGDIGVGGREIGYMFGQYKRITNHFNGVLTGKGLEYGGSLIRPEATGYGAVYFLANMLATKEMDLEGKTAAISGSGNVATHAAEKIIQLGGKVLTLSDSGGFIHDPDGIDLEKLHWVKDHKNRQRGRISEYAERYSNATFHEGKTPWHVTCDVALPCATQNELLGDDARALVENGCIAVSEGANMPTDLEGVHVFKVAKLLYAPGKAANAGGVAVSGLEMSQNSLRRSWSEDELQEMLRDIMHGIHERCLTYGTQDGGYTDYVKGANIAGFKKVADAMLAFGVV
- a CDS encoding MFS transporter, whose translation is MSQAGYLSRAQEYGLAATTAVVTANAYYIHPIIGEVARDFGVSDGAIGVVPALNQIALAIGIFLLLPLGDRYSNRSLCILFVSLQTLAMLGMALAAQFALFTLASTLLGFVTIAPYQLPAFASKRVAPERLGQVTALLTAGVIFGILVARVGAGIVTEVYGWRTVYWIAASLMIAVTLMLPITMQSETAPEKRPTGSYRELLASVISLAKQHKDVLHSAMIQGLNFGCFTAVWLALALHLTSPALGYGVDAVGYLAGIGAISVLTTPRIGRWADHVGPRRARAIVAVLQCAGIALLYPFGFSAWAVLIPLTLINLVGPSVDVTSRMIFLALEPAIRTRLTTIYIVIMFIGGGIGSVLGTAIYDGYGWAGTCLLVAIASATISLLAWANYRRIGAR
- a CDS encoding haloalkane dehalogenase translates to MEILRYDPARFADIPDYPFAEQWLEIDLGDGHKGQMHYLDEGPSDAPPILLFHGEPSWSFLYRKMIPILVDAGFRCLAPDLIGFGKSDKPDDQNFYTYARHVDWLEQWRDAVVPKTAGLFCQDWGGLLGLRMVGRAPDRFNFVVASNTFLPTGGTPSPAFLAWREYAKSSPDFKIGELLQRAAYTERSAAEIAAYDAPFPDEPSKAGARAFPQLVPVENGMAGIEENTAAWEHLAAFDKPFLTLFGADDPVTGGLGEALAGRIKGAKGMPHEILNGCGHFCQEDRPAELSQGVIEMGKLAGILD
- a CDS encoding mechanosensitive ion channel family protein → MKLAIWLFGVMLAAIIVFSDLTPGSLFAGLGIGEVAIGFAFQDIFENFLAGVLIMLREKMRIGDTIECEGIIGKVEHITLRETHIRALSGELTVVPNSILFKNPVEILTDQDRRRFDVVVGVAYDPNLDQAAEVIRKSVESVDGIILDKGIDVFAQEFNSSSVDFKVRWWTGSTNRDGHESRDKVICTIKQGLDNAGIKIPFPHVTPTFKGAVPLDK
- a CDS encoding acyl-CoA dehydrogenase family protein, which gives rise to MQESEELTEIRRAVRALCEEFPGEYWRDKDRTRDYPAEFVDALTRSGFLAALIPEEFGGSGLKLDAASVIMEEIQASGCNGGAAHAQMYIMNTLLRYGSDAQKAEYLPKIANGELRLQAFGVSEPTSGTDTLSLKTRATKDGDEYVINGQKIWTSRAEHSDLMLLLARTTPREEVEKRTEGLSIFLVDMREVVGKGMTIKPIRTMMNHSSCEVFFDDMRIPAGALIGEEGKGFRYILSGMNAERVLIAAECIGDAKWFIEKAKGYANEREVFGRPIGQNQGVQFPIARCYAQMRAAELMVHHAADVYDQGGNAGEEANMAKLLASEASWAAADMCVQTLGGFGFAEEYDVERKFREARLYTVAPISTNLILSYLSEHVLGLPRSY
- a CDS encoding FtsB family cell division protein; amino-acid sequence: MRKPPKEQLRQGLALAALLVIASFAIAGPTGLLAWNESEELLEQRKAHIAETQAKRDMLKNKVDRLHPDGADPDLVGELLRENMNVVHPDEIVITLDQE
- the pdhA gene encoding pyruvate dehydrogenase (acetyl-transferring) E1 component subunit alpha encodes the protein MRALAKAAKKAQNASAKSPASDDGDFVLHSLQEAHEKNLKYDASDEELLTFYEQMLLIRRFEEKAGQLYGLGLIGGFCHLYIGQEAVAIGLQSALDNDRDSVITGYRDHGHMLAYGIDPNVIMAELTGRQAGISKGKGGSMHMFSTEHKFYGGHGIVGAQVSLGGGLALAHKYKEDGGLCLAYFGDGAANQGQVYETFNMASLWNLPIVFVVENNQYAMGTSTARSSAETEFHRRGTAFRIPGMDVNGMDVLQVRSAAEIAFKHVREGGGPVLIECNTYRYRGHSMSDPAKYRSREEVQGMRDNRDPIEGLKKVLLEKGKTEEDLKAIDKAIRARVAESADFAETSPEPDASELYTDVLVEEY
- a CDS encoding pyruvate dehydrogenase complex E1 component subunit beta, with the protein product MAIELKMPALSPTMEEGTLTKWLKKVGDTIEAGDIIAEIETDKATMEFEAIDDGVITKILVAEGTENVAVGTVIAELEGEGDEASASETPSAAAPVVAPAPAPSAAPSKPVTTPKADPSIPEGTSFSQVSVREALRDGMAEEMRRDDRVFVMGEEVAEYQGAYKVTQGLLDEFGPKRVIDTPITEYGFAGIGTGAAMGGLRPIVEFMTFNFAMQAIDHIINSAAKTNYMSGGQMRCPIVFRGPNGAASRVGAQHSQNYGPWYASVPGLIVIAPYDSADAKGLMKAAIRSEDPVVFLENELVYGRSFDVPDVDEYVLPIGKARIMREGSDVTIVSYSIGVGLALEAAETLAEEGIDAEVIDLRTLRPLDREAILTSLAKTNRLVIAEEGWPTCSIASEVMAVCMEDGFDHLDAPVLRVCDEDVPLPYAANLEKLAFIDAPRIVAAVKKVCYKA
- a CDS encoding TadE/TadG family type IV pilus assembly protein, with amino-acid sequence MSRTSGNLVMDQSGSTIVEFAILAPAIIGLLFGVFQVGIGMQAQNALRSIAQETSRFAVVEYQKGNEITDATIETWAETAAATAPYLLNNTFDATVTSVPTPRVAGTFEKTITLTYTPPAVVPLVNWVSPQLTFSRPIIVLDE
- a CDS encoding TadE/TadG family type IV pilus assembly protein, encoding MLSKLAKTFANSERGSVAIETAFILPILATMTLGGLEVSSIVSRQAELQTSMAEAAAVVVARPPAEASDRATLEAIIEASAGLPADQVLMQLHYRCDTATTLEANASSCGTTAVVSEFIIITMTDTYTPAWTDFGIGGPVNFNITRRVQIS